A genomic stretch from Acidimicrobiia bacterium includes:
- a CDS encoding carboxymuconolactone decarboxylase family protein: MARITVKDHGMGEHVDWSLYRPKMAVGMGALSEAVYGNTKLPIREREAARWTIALINDCVVCQDTRARNAAEAGIDEGFYGEVASWRTSDALTDRERLAAEFAERFAIDHLAMDDAFWIRLRGAFADDEIADLTMCCGMFLGMGRTLAVIGVRAPDERILV; encoded by the coding sequence ATGGCGCGGATCACGGTGAAGGACCACGGCATGGGCGAGCACGTCGACTGGTCGCTCTACCGGCCGAAGATGGCCGTGGGGATGGGGGCGCTGTCCGAGGCCGTCTACGGCAACACGAAGCTGCCGATCCGTGAGCGCGAGGCCGCGCGCTGGACGATCGCGCTCATCAACGACTGCGTCGTCTGCCAGGACACGCGGGCGCGCAACGCGGCCGAAGCCGGTATCGACGAAGGCTTCTACGGCGAGGTTGCGAGCTGGCGCACGAGCGACGCGCTGACCGACCGTGAGCGGCTCGCCGCCGAGTTCGCGGAGCGCTTCGCGATCGACCACCTCGCGATGGACGACGCGTTCTGGATCCGCCTGCGCGGTGCCTTCGCCGACGACGAGATCGCCGACCTCACGATGTGCTGCGGCATGTTCCTCGGGATGGGCCGCACGCTCGCGGTGATCGGCGTGCGCGCACCCGACGAACGCATCCTCGTCTGA